The following are encoded in a window of Glandiceps talaboti chromosome 5, keGlaTala1.1, whole genome shotgun sequence genomic DNA:
- the LOC144434887 gene encoding glutathione hydrolase-like YwrD proenzyme, with product MSGPIIPGYDSRRSPVICMHGCASSSQPLATEIGVDILNKGGNAADAAVAVAAALNVTEPGSTGIGGDAFCLFYNSTTKAVDGINGSGRAPVKLDLDYLNSLGYDENNPVPSCHALNITVPGAAACWIDTVERFGSGNLTLAQILDPAIKLAETGYPVNVLSALSWKNSEGLLTNPANRHGHEMLLNGAAPKAGQIMFLQNMAATFREIATNGKTGYYEGRIAQAIVDVVNEHGGVMELSDLQSHVSTNDQPIFTDYKGVRVWEMPPNGQGITALMALNILEGIPGLKEMGHNTTQYLHYLIESLRLSFTDSTYYAADPSTVNVPTEGMLSKEYATERRALIDPKKAIEVTRGSPPSSDTVYFSVLDKDGNACSFINSNYQGFGTALVPEGCGFTLQNRGANFYLKPGHPNVVAPNKRPYHTIIPSMATKKDTSDLMACFGVMGKFMQPQGQVQVLLNMFEFGMDPQTALDMPRFCVESVTSTTQKISFEDGMSQTVMQELAAMGHTVEGPVTGWNSRSLFGRGQIITKGAWWLDARSEEDKEDYYDDPNVYWVGSDPRADGCAAAAQTV from the exons ATGTCTGGCCCAATTATACCAGGCTACGATTCCCGACGATCTCCGGTGATATGTATGCACGGATGTGCTAGTAGCAGCCAACCTTTAGCGACAGAAATTGGAGTTG acATCCTGAACAAAGGTGGAAATGCTGCTGATGCAGCTGTTGCCGTGGCAGCCGCTCTGAATGTGACTGAACCTGGTAGTACAGGTATCGGAGGAGatgcattttgtttgttttacaacaGTACTACCAAAGCAGTGGACGGAATTAATGGCAG tggACGTGCACCTGTTAAGTTAGATCTGGATTATTTGAACAGTCTTGGTTACGATGAAAACAACCCAGTACCTAGCTGCCATGCTTTAAACATTACTGTACCTGGTGCCGCAGCTTGTTGGATTGATACTGTTGAGAGATTTGGCAGTGGCAAT CTAACATTGGCACAAATTCTGGACCCAGCCATCAAGCTAGCAGAGACTGGGTACCCAGTCAATGTGTTATCAGCCTTGAGTTGGAAGAACAGTGAGGGTTTGCTTACTAACCCTGCCAATAGACATGGTCATGAAATGTTACTGAATGGTGCTGCACCTAAAGCTGGTCAAATCATGTTCCTACAGAATATGGCAGCAACATTCAGG GAAATTGCAACCAATGGTAAAACAGGTTACTATGAAGGTAGAATTGCCCAGGCTATTGTAGATGTTGTCAACGAACATGGTGGTGTGATGGAGTTGAGTGATCTACAAAGTCATGTGTCAACCAATGACCAGCCAATCTTTACAGATTATAAAGGTGTCCGAGTCTGGGAAATGCCACCCAACGGACAAGGAATCACTGCTCTCATGGCTCTAAACATTTTGGAGGGTATCCCTGGTCTCAAAG AAATGggtcacaacacaacacagtatcTGCACTATCTGATTGAATCTCTAAGACTGAGTTTTACTGATAGTACATACTATGCAGCAGACCCATCTACGGTTAACGTACCTACAGAAGGAATGTTGTCAAAGGAATATGCCACTGAGAGACGTGCACTGATTGACCCAAAGAA GGCAATAGAAGTGACACGTGGAAGTCCTCCAAGTAGTGACACTGTCTACTTTAGTGTACTTGACAAGGATGGAAATGCATGTTCCTTCATCAACAGTAACTACCAAGGCTTTGGTACAGCTTTAGTTCCAGAAGGCTGTGGATTTACTTTACAG AATCGCGGAGCAAACTTTTATCTCAAGCCAGGCCATCCAAATGTAGTGGCACCAAACAAGAGACCATATCATACCATCATACCATCTATGGCAACCAAGAAAGATACCAGTGATCTGATGGCTTGTTTTGGTGTAATGGGTAAATTTATGCAGCCGCAGGGTCAAGTCCAG GTACTTCTCAACATGTTTGAGTTTGGTATGGATCCACAGACAGCATTGGACATGCCACGGTTCTGTGTCGAGTCAGTCACTTCCACAACTCAAAAGATCTCCTTTGAAGATGGTATGTCACAGACAGTCATGCAGGAACTAGCAGCTATGGGACACACAGTAGAGGGACCAGTGACTGGATGGAACAGCAGGTCCTTGTTTGGTCGGGGACAAATCATCACTAAAGGAGCTTGGTGGCTGGATGCAAGGAGTGAGGAAGACAAGGAGGATTACTATGACGACCCAAATGTGTATTGGGTAGGCTCTGATCCAAGAGCTGATGGTTGCGCTGCAGCTGCTCAGACCGTTTAA